From the Syngnathoides biaculeatus isolate LvHL_M chromosome 10, ASM1980259v1, whole genome shotgun sequence genome, one window contains:
- the lrrc38b gene encoding leucine-rich repeat-containing protein 38: MSPCVCWLQPVLMVLTSVFWTRGENCPATCLCPDPHTVDCSGRGLTHLPDEIPLDVRRLLLSDNWIPRIPSDFLVLYSDLVYLDLRNNTLSYIEPGTLSTSSRLVFLDLGSNNLTEIPKGTFGESRSLIKLRLGNNPYLSMVSEDAFLGLTSLRELELERNALSSLKVGALSQLPSLRVVRLEGNPWVCNCNFTSLFAWLMENSHKLPNGVEGMECSLPMDGRRVSLTQLSKDSFRECQASLTLTDLLIIIFSGISVSVVAIMTSFFLASTVHCFQRWSKGSKGDEEESEE, from the exons ATGTCGCCATGTGTCTGCTGGCTTCAGCCTGTCCTCATGGTTCTGACGTCCGTGTTCTGGACCCGGGGGGAGAACTGCCCAGCCACCTGCCTGTGCCCGGACCCCCACACGGTGGACTGCAGCGGACGCGGGCTGACCCACCTCCCGGACGAGATCCCCCTGGACGTCCGGCGGCTCCTGCTGTCTGACAATTGGATACCCCGGATCCCCTCCGACTTTCTTGTTCTGTACAGCGACCTGGTCTACTTGGACTTGCGGAACAACACGCTCTCCTACATTGAACCGGGGACCCTCAGCACGTCCTCCAGGCTGGTCTTCCTGGACCTCGGCAGCAACAACTTGACCGAAATCCCCAAGGGCACGTTCGGGGAGTCCCGGAGCTTGATCAAACTGCGACTGGGCAACAACCCCTACCTGAGCATGGTGAGCGAGGATGCCTTCCTGGGCCTCACGTCTCTCCGGGAACTGGAACTGGAGCGCAACGCGCTGTCCAGCCTCAAGGTGGGCGCGCTAAGTCAGCTGCCCTCCCTGCGGGTGGTGAGGCTGGAGGGCAACCCCTGGGTGTGCAACTGCAACTTTACCAGCTTGTTTGCTTGGCTCATGGAGAACAGTCACAAGCTTCCCAACG GAGTGGAAGGCATGGAGTGCTCGCTCCCGATGGACGGGCGGCGCGTGTCCCTGACCCAGCTCTCCAAGGACAGCTTCCGCGAGTGCCAGGCCAGCCTGACTCTAACGGACCTGCTCATCATCATTTTCTCGGGCATCTCCGTGTCTGTGGTAGCCATCATGACCAGCTTCTTTCTGGCTTCCACCGTCCACTGCTTCCAGCGCTGGAGTAAAGGCTCCAAGGGCGACGAGGAGGAGAGCGAAGAGTGA